The following are from one region of the Synergistaceae bacterium DZ-S4 genome:
- a CDS encoding site-specific DNA-methyltransferase, protein MSEQLTFEFKERPTIKGFPELRWTGKRPYRSTQYYPAQLRERYGEERDGWINRIYWGDNLQVMSHLLKEFRGKVDLIYIDPPFDSKADYKKKIKLRGQTVTSDSSSFEEKQYGDIWTNDEYLQFMYERLILMREMLSDEGSLYLHCDWHKSHYLRIILDEIFGVDNLVNEIAWCYKSGGAGERGYAKKHDTILMYSKTKEFYFNPIKEKSYMFPWSGENPAQTYYKDDKGRYTLVNVKDYWTDIGMIATSSYERQGYPTQKPESLLDRIITASSRPGGLIFDCFMGSGTTQAVAMKLGRRFIGADINLGAIQTTTKRLITLAAELDAEQEAKPQFTLLTGGKDYQEEERVAEDSKNYLVAASAEDDESRVNEVETDDSTEVLPYTGFEVYNVNNYEFFRNPVEARDLLIEALEIQPFPQSDIWDGELDGRMVKIMPVNRIATKADLEELKANLPYKAYEKRKEENPKQPVEKITLICMGHEPDLKASLEAELSEYKLDIEIVDILRDKADLQLKRDSEADIAIEGGRLVIRAFYPLNLMQKLSLQKEFVEDWRQLVESVMIDWNYDGAVMQPSVMDVPGKKEMVKGIYDIPEGAGTIKVKITDLLSESLEVEVR, encoded by the coding sequence ATGAGTGAACAACTTACTTTTGAATTTAAAGAGCGCCCTACGATTAAGGGCTTTCCTGAACTTAGGTGGACCGGTAAACGCCCATATCGTTCCACGCAGTATTATCCCGCCCAGTTACGTGAACGTTATGGAGAAGAGCGAGACGGGTGGATTAATCGTATTTACTGGGGTGATAACCTCCAAGTTATGAGCCATCTTTTAAAGGAATTTCGTGGTAAGGTCGACCTAATCTACATAGATCCACCTTTCGATTCAAAAGCGGACTATAAGAAAAAAATAAAGCTACGTGGGCAGACCGTTACCAGCGACTCGTCGTCCTTCGAGGAAAAGCAGTATGGAGATATCTGGACTAACGATGAATATCTACAGTTTATGTACGAGCGATTAATACTTATGAGGGAAATGCTTTCAGATGAAGGTAGTTTATACTTGCATTGTGATTGGCACAAAAGCCATTATTTAAGAATCATTCTAGATGAAATATTTGGTGTGGACAATTTAGTTAATGAAATTGCATGGTGCTACAAGTCAGGAGGAGCAGGGGAGAGAGGATATGCCAAAAAGCATGACACGATTTTAATGTATTCTAAAACGAAAGAATTTTATTTTAATCCAATAAAGGAAAAATCTTATATGTTTCCATGGTCAGGTGAAAACCCAGCTCAAACCTATTACAAGGATGATAAAGGACGGTATACGCTTGTTAACGTGAAAGATTACTGGACAGATATTGGTATGATTGCTACAAGTTCGTATGAGCGGCAGGGATATCCAACTCAAAAGCCGGAATCCTTACTTGACAGAATCATCACAGCTTCATCCAGACCGGGAGGCTTAATTTTTGATTGTTTTATGGGTAGCGGTACCACGCAGGCAGTCGCTATGAAACTGGGACGTCGATTTATCGGTGCGGATATTAACCTCGGTGCAATTCAGACCACGACGAAGCGGCTCATCACCCTTGCCGCAGAGTTGGATGCTGAGCAGGAAGCCAAGCCGCAATTCACACTTCTCACTGGCGGTAAAGATTATCAGGAGGAAGAACGAGTCGCTGAAGACAGTAAGAACTACCTTGTTGCTGCCAGTGCAGAGGACGACGAAAGCAGAGTTAATGAGGTTGAAACTGACGATTCCACCGAAGTTTTACCTTATACGGGCTTCGAGGTTTATAACGTTAACAACTATGAGTTTTTCCGCAACCCTGTCGAGGCGCGTGACTTACTCATTGAAGCTTTGGAGATTCAGCCCTTTCCCCAGAGCGACATCTGGGACGGAGAACTCGACGGTCGGATGGTAAAAATTATGCCCGTCAACCGAATTGCCACAAAAGCCGACTTGGAGGAACTTAAAGCGAACCTCCCATACAAGGCCTACGAGAAACGCAAAGAGGAGAACCCGAAACAACCCGTCGAAAAGATTACGCTTATCTGCATGGGTCACGAGCCTGATCTCAAGGCTTCTCTCGAGGCAGAACTCTCCGAATATAAGCTCGACATCGAGATTGTTGATATCTTACGCGACAAGGCAGACCTGCAGTTGAAGCGCGACTCTGAAGCCGACATCGCCATCGAGGGTGGACGGCTCGTCATACGCGCTTTCTATCCGTTGAATCTTATGCAGAAGCTTTCGCTCCAGAAAGAATTCGTGGAGGATTGGCGTCAACTCGTCGAGTCCGTGATGATTGACTGGAACTACGACGGCGCTGTCATGCAACCGTCCGTGATGGACGTTCCAGGTAAAAAAGAGATGGTTAAGGGAATCTACGACATCCCCGAAGGTGCAGGCACAATTAAAGTCAAGATTACCGACTTGCTCTCCGAGTCCTTGGAAGTGGAGGTGCGATAA
- a CDS encoding DEAD/DEAH box helicase family protein codes for MSSQTTDNFAFYEQLYRYYQVNRRKIRSRYNDLTRKFLAYNDREENPTAFLRRPQFEALEMYVFIKEFLGNAQVYEIFDDWRNKRAHFSDASYYAVRKDGQMTLFDFGQTSDGKSVYLPEAVAKQTEILFKQMKRYKEDYPNYIYALTMGLGKTILMATCIFYEFLLANKYPRDKRFCHNALVFAPDKTVLQSLREIITFDKTKVVPPEYAKVLDANIKFHFLEESGTTLHTLDDSDFNIIISNTQKIIVKKKRKADKPADVLFKSGSLLSSVYGNDEDEDVQDASSLMENQRFKKLCRLNQLGVYVDEAHHLFGADLEKHIRASSGKKTSLRDTINMLAESTSIVACYNYTGTPYVNKQLLPEVVYAYGLKESIQNGFLKDADLKAFENVKSEEFLRIVVKTFWETYGGRTFEGLPPKLAIFATTIKEADEEVRPIVERILADLGVPLSKILVNVGDEKITKSEDIRNFNDLDVPGTQGSQKQILILVGKGREGWNCRSLFGVAMFRSPQSKIFVLQATMRCLRKITSEQLTATVFLSKDNYDILNDELNKNFNMDINDMSNPATKERQRYKVRVLPPPRTIKLKRIWREYSLTEKGYSDPIDFALRDTDFSKYASKMYEKDSISHDMTIKETNIDDLRERMRYSAFSLAGEIARYMNISCILAAQIIREAIDGEEIILETVNKYNEVLNDIIIPQIFHTLFEVNSKVRTEDCELVLLKEPKEGGYYEFSGNPNLVITNRDPQLKPAESAKTFHADTYVFDSMPEKECFLQYVTSDKVKKVYFTGMFTSNQGDLSIQYYDPESRRIRLYYPDFFAEMADGSYQLIEVKGDDKIDDAVVKAKAEAATIMAVHSGIEYKMYAGSQIMKSHILKPNSLAPQGSLLD; via the coding sequence ATGTCAAGCCAAACGACAGACAATTTTGCGTTTTATGAACAGCTATATCGCTACTACCAGGTAAACCGCCGGAAGATACGTTCCCGCTACAACGACTTAACACGGAAGTTCCTAGCCTACAACGACCGCGAAGAAAACCCGACAGCTTTCCTTCGCCGGCCGCAGTTTGAAGCCTTGGAGATGTATGTCTTTATTAAAGAGTTTTTGGGTAATGCCCAAGTATATGAAATTTTTGATGACTGGCGCAACAAGCGTGCCCATTTTTCAGATGCGTCATATTATGCAGTCCGCAAGGATGGACAAATGACGCTCTTTGACTTCGGACAAACCTCCGACGGCAAGTCCGTATATCTGCCCGAAGCAGTGGCTAAGCAGACCGAAATCCTTTTCAAGCAGATGAAGAGGTATAAGGAAGATTACCCGAATTATATCTATGCCCTAACGATGGGGCTCGGGAAAACCATCTTAATGGCGACGTGTATCTTCTATGAGTTTCTCCTTGCAAATAAGTATCCCCGTGATAAGCGGTTCTGTCATAATGCGCTCGTGTTCGCTCCCGATAAGACAGTCCTCCAGTCTCTTCGTGAGATTATCACATTCGACAAAACGAAAGTTGTGCCACCGGAGTACGCCAAGGTACTAGACGCGAACATTAAATTCCATTTTCTTGAGGAAAGCGGGACTACTCTCCACACTCTCGACGACTCAGACTTTAATATAATTATTTCGAATACACAGAAGATTATTGTCAAGAAAAAACGTAAAGCAGACAAGCCTGCTGATGTGCTGTTTAAGTCTGGCTCACTACTCTCATCTGTCTATGGTAATGACGAGGACGAGGATGTGCAGGATGCTTCCTCTCTCATGGAGAATCAACGATTCAAGAAACTCTGTCGATTGAATCAACTTGGAGTGTATGTCGATGAAGCACATCATCTCTTCGGCGCTGACCTAGAAAAGCATATTCGGGCATCGAGTGGCAAGAAGACAAGCCTGAGGGATACTATTAATATGCTCGCCGAAAGCACATCGATTGTAGCTTGCTATAACTATACGGGCACTCCCTATGTAAACAAGCAACTTCTACCAGAGGTTGTCTATGCTTATGGATTGAAGGAATCCATCCAGAACGGCTTTCTTAAAGACGCCGATCTGAAAGCTTTTGAGAATGTAAAAAGCGAGGAGTTCCTTCGCATTGTAGTAAAAACTTTCTGGGAAACCTACGGCGGTCGCACTTTTGAAGGCTTACCGCCTAAACTTGCTATTTTCGCAACAACGATTAAGGAGGCCGATGAGGAAGTCCGCCCGATAGTTGAGCGAATTCTTGCCGACTTAGGTGTTCCATTATCAAAGATTCTGGTTAACGTCGGCGATGAGAAAATAACAAAGAGCGAGGACATCCGAAACTTCAATGACCTTGATGTGCCTGGTACACAGGGCAGTCAGAAGCAAATCCTTATCCTTGTTGGTAAAGGGCGCGAGGGCTGGAACTGCCGCTCCCTCTTCGGTGTGGCGATGTTCCGTAGTCCTCAGTCGAAAATCTTTGTCCTTCAAGCTACAATGCGCTGCCTCCGCAAGATTACGTCTGAGCAGTTGACCGCTACTGTGTTCCTCTCTAAGGACAACTACGACATTCTCAACGACGAATTGAACAAGAACTTTAATATGGACATCAACGATATGTCCAACCCTGCGACGAAAGAGCGCCAACGGTACAAGGTCAGAGTTTTGCCACCGCCAAGGACGATAAAGCTTAAGCGTATATGGCGTGAGTACAGCCTTACCGAAAAGGGTTACAGTGATCCAATAGATTTTGCTTTGCGAGATACGGATTTCTCGAAATATGCCTCCAAAATGTATGAGAAGGACAGCATCTCTCACGATATGACGATCAAAGAAACTAACATCGACGACCTGAGAGAGCGCATGCGCTACAGTGCGTTCTCCCTTGCTGGAGAGATTGCTCGTTACATGAACATCTCTTGTATCCTAGCAGCACAAATCATCAGAGAAGCAATAGATGGTGAGGAAATTATTCTCGAAACGGTCAACAAATATAACGAAGTTCTCAATGATATAATCATTCCTCAGATATTTCACACACTCTTTGAGGTAAACAGTAAGGTAAGAACTGAAGATTGTGAGCTTGTCCTTTTGAAAGAGCCAAAAGAAGGTGGTTATTACGAATTTTCAGGCAATCCTAATCTTGTTATTACTAATAGGGATCCGCAGCTCAAGCCCGCAGAATCTGCAAAGACATTTCATGCAGATACATATGTATTCGATTCCATGCCGGAGAAGGAATGCTTCCTACAGTATGTCACAAGCGATAAGGTCAAAAAAGTCTATTTTACGGGAATGTTTACTAGCAATCAGGGAGATCTGTCGATTCAGTATTATGATCCCGAGTCACGGCGCATCCGCCTCTACTACCCCGACTTCTTTGCAGAGATGGCTGACGGCTCATATCAGCTTATTGAGGTAAAGGGTGACGATAAAATAGACGATGCAGTCGTAAAAGCAAAAGCGGAAGCCGCAACTATCATGGCAGTTCATAGCGGCATCGAATACAAGATGTATGCTGGAAGCCAAATAATGAAATCACATATTCTTAAGCCGAACTCACTTGCTCCGCAAGGTTCGCTGTTAGATTGA
- a CDS encoding site-specific DNA-methyltransferase: MYNQLYSTDYGKYYIGKCEEIISRLNLKGKVQLILTSPPFPLNNKKQYGNLTGDDYLQWFSGLAEIFSSVLTPDGSIVIEMGNAWEKNRPVQSLLTINSLLSFVNNERAGLRLCQEFVCYNPARLPSPAQWVTINRIRAIDSFTHIWWMANSDFPKADNRRVLRPYSKSMKRLLKSGKFNSGKRPSEHVISEKGFLSDNKGSISHNVLELEQIDENKELRLPYSMFSISNTKSNDFFTKTCKQRGITPHPARMPLELASFFIEFLTDEGDIVLDPFGGSNTTGFCAERAKRKWISIEANEDYGKQSMIRFEEPSLKAKIKTEE, translated from the coding sequence ATGTATAATCAGCTTTATAGCACTGATTACGGAAAATATTACATAGGAAAATGCGAAGAAATAATAAGCCGTCTGAACCTTAAAGGTAAAGTACAGCTTATCTTAACATCTCCCCCATTTCCTCTAAACAATAAAAAGCAATACGGAAATTTAACTGGAGATGATTATTTGCAATGGTTTAGCGGGCTCGCGGAAATATTCTCCAGTGTGCTGACTCCAGATGGATCGATTGTAATAGAAATGGGGAATGCATGGGAAAAGAACCGGCCTGTGCAGTCACTTCTTACTATTAATTCTCTTTTAAGTTTCGTTAATAACGAACGAGCTGGCTTGAGATTATGTCAAGAATTTGTTTGCTATAATCCAGCAAGGTTACCATCACCTGCTCAATGGGTTACGATTAATCGAATACGTGCAATTGACAGCTTTACTCACATTTGGTGGATGGCTAATTCTGATTTTCCCAAAGCAGATAACCGCAGAGTTTTACGACCGTATAGCAAGAGCATGAAGCGGCTTTTGAAATCTGGAAAATTCAATTCTGGGAAGCGGCCGTCTGAACATGTTATTAGTGAAAAAGGATTTTTATCTGATAACAAAGGAAGTATATCGCACAATGTACTAGAATTGGAACAAATTGATGAAAATAAAGAATTACGCCTTCCATATTCAATGTTTAGTATTTCAAACACCAAATCAAATGATTTTTTTACAAAAACATGTAAGCAACGTGGAATAACACCGCATCCTGCACGAATGCCTCTTGAATTAGCGAGTTTTTTTATTGAATTTCTTACAGATGAAGGCGATATTGTTCTTGACCCATTTGGAGGAAGCAACACAACCGGATTTTGTGCCGAAAGAGCAAAACGCAAATGGATTAGCATTGAGGCTAACGAAGATTACGGAAAGCAGTCTATGATTCGTTTTGAGGAGCCTTCATTAAAAGCAAAAATAAAAACGGAGGAATAA
- a CDS encoding DUF87 domain-containing protein — translation MGLMQEVQNLAIVDIFKEAKKPDLFVGRPFYLDFDKAYLLITDAWKERVGGIPQGTFILAFYENENDDVDECLLLRAIKPAKLPTDNDVIASMVEYYKDNLKTSGKKSQLDDFTKYTFSFSGLECRILGTFFRDSNGKIQFGADVENYYSAHNYVAYKPVGEILEQIVNFRDGNTSVGSTTDYRIGKIRYSSSRRFQEAHTDVPVYVSPSDFLGKRTALFGMTRTGKSNTVKKIIEATTEISNKAKEICTNASTTSPIDNVKQFNDEGIPKYKVGQIIFDMNGEYANANLQDEGTAIFEKYSSITTRYSVLDKPGFKVLKVNFFKDIAVGYELISSLLADETGDYIKSFISVDFEEPEDKFGSAYTRWARKVAVYQCCLKAAGFIVPKNHKVKFSGHKDINSKIMSGKTLDPSSGISLDDALAFWTWVADNQDDPFFVNYRSQKGHDWVDEDLKALLVFLTRKRNLSGVASLSGFRKLVPLKDYHTIQSDTSFETDIVNCLRRGDIVIIDLSQGDPNIQKTFAEKICLSVFRNSMDNFVNNRPNNFIQFYFEEAHNLFPQKDDKDLSRVYNRIAKEGAKLNIGLIYATQEVSSISSNILKNTQNWFIAHLNNDDELKEIKKFYDFEDFCDSLIRYSSGSDKGFIRMKTYSNAFIVPVQVDRFTAQGD, via the coding sequence ATGGGACTGATGCAAGAAGTACAAAACCTGGCAATAGTAGATATTTTTAAAGAAGCTAAAAAGCCCGATTTGTTCGTCGGAAGACCATTTTACCTCGATTTTGATAAAGCATATCTGCTGATAACAGACGCGTGGAAAGAAAGGGTAGGCGGTATTCCTCAAGGTACCTTTATTCTTGCTTTCTATGAAAACGAAAATGATGATGTTGATGAATGTCTTTTGCTAAGAGCAATTAAGCCAGCGAAACTACCAACTGATAACGATGTTATTGCTTCTATGGTAGAGTACTATAAGGACAACTTGAAGACATCGGGCAAAAAAAGTCAACTTGATGACTTTACAAAATACACATTCAGCTTCTCAGGACTTGAATGCCGTATTTTGGGAACATTTTTCCGTGATAGCAATGGAAAAATTCAATTCGGAGCTGATGTTGAAAATTACTATAGCGCGCATAATTATGTTGCTTACAAACCAGTAGGAGAAATACTGGAACAAATAGTTAATTTTAGAGATGGAAATACATCTGTTGGAAGTACAACTGATTATCGAATCGGTAAGATAAGGTACAGTTCAAGCCGTCGTTTTCAAGAAGCACACACAGATGTCCCCGTTTATGTTAGTCCCAGCGACTTTCTTGGAAAGCGGACAGCTCTTTTTGGAATGACAAGAACCGGTAAATCAAATACTGTAAAGAAGATTATTGAAGCTACAACAGAAATAAGCAATAAAGCTAAAGAGATATGTACTAATGCATCAACAACCTCTCCTATTGATAATGTCAAGCAATTTAATGATGAAGGAATTCCAAAATATAAAGTCGGACAGATTATCTTTGACATGAATGGTGAATACGCAAATGCGAATTTACAAGATGAAGGAACCGCTATATTTGAAAAATACTCAAGTATTACAACACGATACAGTGTTCTTGATAAACCTGGTTTCAAGGTGTTAAAGGTAAACTTTTTTAAGGATATTGCTGTTGGGTATGAGTTAATAAGCAGTTTACTTGCAGACGAAACCGGCGATTATATTAAGAGCTTTATTTCTGTTGATTTTGAAGAACCAGAAGATAAATTCGGTTCAGCGTATACTAGGTGGGCACGTAAGGTAGCAGTTTATCAATGCTGTTTAAAGGCCGCAGGCTTTATAGTTCCGAAAAATCACAAAGTTAAGTTTTCTGGACATAAAGATATTAATAGCAAAATAATGTCAGGGAAGACACTTGATCCTTCTAGCGGAATAAGCCTCGATGATGCACTTGCATTTTGGACATGGGTAGCGGATAACCAAGATGATCCGTTTTTTGTAAACTATCGCTCACAAAAAGGCCATGACTGGGTAGATGAGGATTTGAAGGCTCTTTTGGTGTTCTTGACTAGAAAGCGTAATTTGTCTGGTGTTGCTAGTCTAAGTGGTTTTAGAAAGCTGGTACCACTGAAAGATTATCATACTATACAATCTGATACATCCTTTGAAACTGATATCGTCAACTGTCTTAGACGTGGAGATATCGTAATTATTGATTTATCTCAGGGTGATCCTAACATACAAAAAACATTTGCAGAAAAAATCTGTTTAAGCGTCTTTAGAAATTCTATGGATAATTTTGTTAACAATCGCCCGAATAACTTTATTCAGTTTTACTTTGAAGAAGCACATAACTTGTTTCCTCAAAAGGATGATAAGGATTTGAGCCGAGTATATAATCGTATAGCCAAAGAAGGTGCAAAATTAAATATCGGACTTATTTATGCTACACAAGAAGTTAGTTCCATTTCATCTAATATATTAAAGAACACTCAAAACTGGTTTATCGCTCATCTAAACAATGATGATGAATTAAAGGAAATCAAAAAGTTTTACGATTTTGAGGACTTTTGTGATAGTTTAATCCGATACAGTTCCGGGAGTGATAAAGGATTTATTCGTATGAAAACATACTCTAATGCTTTTATTGTTCCCGTACAAGTTGACAGATTTACTGCACAAGGAGATTGA
- a CDS encoding DNA double-strand break repair nuclease NurA encodes MSYGNDYSNKPFERASKTAHTNIINDAEVQSFLSKCKVPPYQDDVDDADIEIHMLEEVVHNPIKNIIAIDGGYTNVFVKEEFPSSTIAFFQFGALFFKHQDLIDLKIKPFIDPDDFSKLQNIQRIKLVVPTKGITLDGEADLISSVRKSIYDFFCTQPERNGFIDALKWLIFEEYNSSSQNVIWHLATCPSCNEGVDIRAKDLSSTYTITCPHCSGKIYLTDIFRLHEAIDNELGAGGILGYLSTTVEQIIAVFLIKQMLSIKPSLLSETLFIKDGPLAFFGQTANIHKPMRKLITYLNRYHTIYIVGLEKGGSFVEHAEQVSKKMIPKQILLLGNRYIYKYIIPGQARNNEPYASSSYYGHKLIFKSEHSNVYVATIPNTQALAEPQMENYINIHVILSNITALKCDLYYNSLVPIVLANKLVSLADHPSADLLKSFAQNKIL; translated from the coding sequence ATGAGCTATGGAAATGACTATTCAAACAAACCATTTGAAAGAGCAAGTAAAACAGCACATACGAATATAATCAATGACGCCGAGGTGCAATCTTTTCTTTCAAAGTGTAAAGTCCCTCCCTATCAGGATGATGTCGATGATGCTGACATAGAAATTCATATGCTTGAAGAGGTTGTTCATAATCCGATTAAAAATATTATAGCTATTGATGGTGGCTATACCAACGTTTTTGTAAAGGAAGAATTCCCATCATCCACCATTGCATTTTTCCAATTTGGCGCGCTATTTTTTAAACATCAAGATTTAATTGATTTAAAAATCAAGCCCTTTATTGACCCTGACGATTTCTCAAAGCTTCAAAACATTCAGCGGATTAAGTTGGTTGTACCAACGAAGGGTATTACTCTTGACGGTGAAGCTGATCTTATTAGTTCGGTTAGAAAATCCATTTATGACTTCTTCTGTACCCAACCAGAACGTAATGGGTTTATTGATGCATTGAAGTGGCTCATTTTTGAAGAGTACAATTCTTCATCTCAAAATGTTATTTGGCATTTAGCGACTTGTCCTTCTTGCAACGAAGGGGTTGATATTCGGGCAAAAGACCTTTCATCTACATACACTATCACATGTCCGCATTGCAGTGGAAAGATATATCTCACCGACATATTTCGTCTTCATGAAGCTATTGATAATGAGCTTGGTGCCGGAGGAATCCTAGGTTACCTATCGACCACAGTAGAGCAAATTATAGCTGTTTTTCTAATAAAACAAATGCTTTCTATAAAACCAAGCCTTTTGTCCGAGACTTTATTTATAAAAGACGGGCCACTTGCCTTCTTTGGTCAAACTGCGAATATTCACAAACCTATGCGAAAGCTAATCACTTATTTGAATAGATATCATACCATATATATTGTTGGTCTTGAAAAGGGTGGTTCGTTTGTAGAGCATGCTGAGCAAGTGTCGAAAAAAATGATCCCGAAACAAATCTTGTTACTTGGGAACAGATATATTTACAAATATATTATTCCTGGACAAGCGAGAAACAACGAACCATATGCAAGCTCTTCCTATTATGGCCATAAGCTTATTTTTAAATCTGAACATAGCAATGTGTATGTAGCAACAATCCCCAATACCCAAGCACTGGCAGAACCGCAAATGGAAAATTATATCAATATTCATGTAATTCTGTCCAATATTACAGCATTAAAATGTGATTTATATTA